The following proteins are encoded in a genomic region of Acidobacteriota bacterium:
- a CDS encoding GNAT family N-acetyltransferase, giving the protein MRLFPKTLDREEMAAWIDRNLSRYQSYGYGVWAVILREGQQFVGDCGLIVQEVDGVEELEVGYHFNRNFWGLGLATEAARGCMEYAFHHLNRRRIISMIRPENISSRRVAERNGLKIEKELFWRGYQHYVYSIERG; this is encoded by the coding sequence CGCCTATTTCCCAAGACGCTTGATCGCGAAGAAATGGCTGCATGGATTGATCGGAACTTAAGCCGATACCAAAGTTACGGATATGGTGTGTGGGCCGTAATTTTGAGAGAGGGACAACAATTCGTCGGCGATTGCGGCCTGATTGTTCAGGAAGTTGACGGTGTCGAAGAACTGGAAGTGGGTTACCACTTCAATCGAAATTTCTGGGGGCTTGGACTGGCCACCGAAGCCGCGCGTGGTTGTATGGAGTATGCATTCCACCACCTAAACCGTAGGCGAATTATTTCCATGATCCGACCGGAAAACATTTCCTCCCGTCGCGTCGCTGAACGCAACGGGTTGAAGATCGAAAAAGAACTCTTCTGGCGCGGCTATCAACATTACGTGTATTCCATTGAACGAGGCTAA